In a genomic window of Glycine max cultivar Williams 82 chromosome 13, Glycine_max_v4.0, whole genome shotgun sequence:
- the LOC100779760 gene encoding probable calcium-binding protein CML44: MCPLTPSDLKRIFNKVDMNGDGLLSLEELKMLLEKTGFSYSIEELESLVGKKSLDFSEFLFFYESMLKQNNNGEEELGASNYGDDSDEVEEVERDLVKAFKVFDLDGDGFITSQELEFVLKRLGMWDDERCGKDCKSMICSYDTNFDGKLDFQEFKDMMLLTTS; this comes from the coding sequence ATGTGTCCCCTAACACCCAGTGACTTGAAGCGGATTTTCAACAAGGTGGACATGAATGGCGATGGGTTATTGAGCCTTGAGGAGCTGAAGATGCTGCTGGAGAAGACAGGGTTCAGTTACAGCATTGAGGAATTGGAGTCTCTAGTGGGAAAGAAGAGCCTTGACTTCAGTGAGTTCTTGTTCTTTTATGAATCTATGTTGAAGCAGAACAATAATGGGGAGGAAGAATTAGGAGCTAGTAATTATGGGGATGATAGTGATGAGGTTGAGGAAGTGGAGAGGGACCTTGTGAAGGCTTTTAAAGTGTTTGATTTGGATGGTGATGGATTCATCACAAGTCAAGAGCTCGAGTTTGTGCTGAAGAGGCTTGGCATGTGGGATGATGAAAGGTGTGGCAAGGATTGCAAATCCATGATTTGCTCCTATGACACTAACTTTGATGGCAAGCTTGATTTTCAGGAGTTTAAGGACATGATGCTGCTTACTACTTCTTGA